From Micromonospora sp. NBC_01699, a single genomic window includes:
- a CDS encoding MFS transporter, with the protein MPLFSRPQGSFLGRALGRTIRGVRALVRGTFRGGAWITRSAGRARTRGAGGETGMVRLFDLHAISCAGDVLITIGLAGTIFFNAPLGEARGKVALYLLVTMVPFALLAPVVGPLLDHFRHGRRYALAATMLGRAFLAWLISDYIHGFGLYPAAFGVLALSRAYGVARSAAVPRLLPEGIGLSQAGARASVYGTIAGAVVAPLGLAAFWLGPQWPLRVASVIFLVGMVIALRLPPRADSEPPEAVPRAMRAAWRGGTGALGRGGPGGRLVIGALAGGATLRGLYGFLLLFLAFAIKGGDITTAVFGRDLSDQAALGLVGGALAVGSFLATAVGTRLRIHRPTAIQSSGLVIVAALAVLATVEFSLLTVALLCLVTALVSGIAKLAVDASIQERIRERSRASAFAHSETALMLAFVAGGAIGLIPFDGRVGIAVLSGLAILAAVRAVVVAGRLRGERLHGRAIPDAEQEAAEQQAAAQRAAEEQAAAAQRARAARDEDERQRAAAEREADDRTGVTEPATAAAGQTGNGGGGERPLAPPGYHIYRPSSAVPAPGSGDDGGHRPHEPREPTT; encoded by the coding sequence ATGCCGCTCTTCAGCCGCCCCCAGGGGTCGTTCCTCGGGCGTGCCCTCGGAAGGACGATCCGGGGCGTCCGGGCACTCGTACGCGGGACGTTCCGTGGCGGTGCCTGGATCACCCGGAGCGCCGGCCGGGCACGGACCAGGGGCGCCGGCGGCGAGACCGGCATGGTGCGCCTGTTCGACCTGCACGCCATCTCCTGCGCCGGCGACGTACTGATCACCATCGGGCTGGCCGGGACGATCTTCTTCAACGCCCCGCTCGGCGAGGCGCGGGGCAAGGTCGCGCTCTACCTGCTGGTCACCATGGTTCCGTTCGCGCTGCTGGCACCCGTGGTGGGGCCGCTGCTCGACCACTTCCGGCACGGCCGCCGGTACGCGCTCGCCGCCACCATGCTCGGCCGCGCCTTCCTGGCCTGGTTGATCTCCGACTACATCCACGGCTTCGGGCTCTACCCGGCCGCGTTCGGCGTACTGGCGCTCTCCCGCGCGTACGGCGTGGCCCGCTCGGCCGCCGTACCCCGGTTGCTGCCCGAGGGGATCGGGCTCTCCCAGGCCGGGGCGCGGGCCAGTGTCTACGGCACCATCGCCGGGGCCGTGGTGGCGCCGCTGGGGCTGGCCGCGTTCTGGCTAGGTCCACAGTGGCCGCTTCGGGTGGCGTCGGTGATCTTCCTGGTCGGAATGGTGATCGCCCTCCGGCTGCCACCGCGCGCCGACTCCGAGCCGCCGGAGGCGGTGCCCCGGGCGATGCGCGCCGCGTGGCGGGGCGGAACGGGCGCACTGGGTCGGGGCGGTCCGGGCGGCCGGCTCGTCATCGGCGCCCTGGCCGGCGGCGCCACCCTGCGCGGCCTGTACGGCTTCCTCCTGCTCTTCCTCGCCTTCGCGATCAAGGGCGGCGACATCACCACCGCCGTGTTCGGTCGGGACCTCTCCGACCAGGCCGCGCTGGGCCTGGTCGGCGGGGCGCTGGCGGTCGGAAGCTTCCTCGCCACCGCCGTCGGCACCCGGCTGCGCATCCACCGGCCGACCGCCATCCAGTCCAGCGGCCTGGTCATCGTCGCCGCCCTGGCGGTACTGGCCACGGTCGAGTTCTCACTGCTCACGGTCGCCCTGCTCTGCCTGGTCACCGCGCTGGTCAGCGGCATCGCCAAACTCGCCGTCGACGCCTCGATCCAGGAACGGATCCGGGAACGGTCGCGGGCCAGCGCCTTCGCCCACTCCGAGACCGCGCTGATGCTGGCCTTCGTGGCCGGCGGCGCGATCGGCCTGATCCCGTTCGACGGCCGGGTCGGCATCGCGGTGCTGAGCGGGCTGGCCATCCTCGCCGCCGTACGCGCCGTCGTGGTTGCCGGGCGGCTGCGGGGCGAGCGGCTGCACGGTCGGGCCATCCCGGACGCCGAGCAGGAAGCCGCCGAACAGCAGGCCGCCGCGCAACGGGCCGCCGAGGAGCAGGCCGCCGCCGCGCAACGGGCGCGGGCGGCCCGGGACGAGGACGAACGGCAGCGGGCGGCCGCCGAACGGGAGGCCGACGACCGGACCGGCGTCACCGAACCGGCGACGGCGGCAGCGGGCCAGACCGGGAACGGGGGCGGCGGCGAACGGCCGTTGGCGCCGCCCGGTTACCACATCTACCGACCGTCGTCGGCCGTACCCGCACCGGGCTCCGGCGACGACGGCGGGCACCGGCCACACGAACCACGGGAGCCGACCACATGA
- a CDS encoding HAD family hydrolase: MATTPSVGFDLDMTLIDSRPGIAATYRELTARTGVHVDADLAVSRLGPPLRHELAHWFPSEQVESAVTTFRSLYPAYAVGPTLLLPGAAETLASVRDAGLRVLVVTSKLGRLARLHTEHLGLTVDEVVGDLFAEQKATALREHDARLYVGDHVADMTAARIAGVPGVGVATGPCDVDELRAAGARMVLDDLTGFPAALSGLLRLAL, from the coding sequence ATGGCGACCACCCCCTCGGTCGGGTTCGACCTTGACATGACCTTGATCGACTCTCGCCCCGGCATCGCCGCCACCTACCGTGAGCTCACCGCCCGGACCGGGGTGCACGTCGACGCCGACCTCGCGGTCAGTCGGCTCGGCCCGCCGCTGCGGCACGAACTGGCCCACTGGTTCCCGTCCGAGCAGGTGGAGTCGGCGGTGACGACGTTCCGCTCGCTCTACCCGGCGTACGCGGTCGGCCCGACGCTGCTGCTGCCCGGCGCGGCCGAGACGCTGGCCTCGGTACGCGACGCCGGGCTGCGTGTGTTGGTTGTCACCTCGAAGCTCGGCCGGCTGGCCCGACTGCACACCGAGCACCTCGGGCTGACCGTCGACGAGGTGGTCGGCGACCTGTTCGCCGAGCAGAAGGCGACCGCGTTGCGGGAGCACGACGCCCGGCTCTACGTCGGCGACCACGTCGCGGACATGACCGCCGCCCGGATCGCCGGCGTGCCCGGCGTCGGTGTCGCCACCGGGCCGTGCGATGTGGATGAGCTGCGCGCGGCCGGCGCGCGAATGGTGCTCGACGACCTCACCGGATTCCCAGCGGCGTTGTCGGGCCTGTTGCGGCTAGCCTTGTGA
- a CDS encoding DUF2530 domain-containing protein: MPEQQQPRPEPLDPPMVPFAVGGLVIWAAVGLVLLVFFRDWLTEHGHRDWLWTCLAGFLIGFPGLAVMLRHDAHRRRRRAGQQH; the protein is encoded by the coding sequence GTGCCGGAGCAGCAGCAACCGCGGCCGGAGCCGCTGGACCCACCGATGGTTCCGTTCGCCGTCGGCGGCCTCGTGATCTGGGCGGCCGTCGGGCTGGTCCTGCTGGTCTTCTTCCGCGACTGGCTCACCGAGCACGGTCACCGGGACTGGCTCTGGACCTGTCTGGCCGGCTTCCTGATCGGCTTCCCCGGACTGGCCGTGATGCTGCGACACGACGCCCACCGTCGACGCCGTCGGGCCGGTCAGCAGCACTGA
- a CDS encoding futalosine hydrolase, giving the protein MSAGLLIVTAVPAEAEAIRAGLTSTTAVVAPVGVGPAAAAAGTARLLALAEAAGRPYQAVISAGIAGGFPDRAALGTIVLATRSIAADLGAESPEGFLPLDDLGFGPSSASADPALLERLRESLPRATVGAVVTCSTVTGTSESARTLAARYPDAVAEAMEGYGVAVAAAQAGVPFAELRTISNPVGPRDRGAWRITEAFEALRSAAAALH; this is encoded by the coding sequence ATGAGCGCTGGACTGCTGATCGTCACCGCGGTGCCGGCCGAGGCGGAGGCGATCCGGGCCGGCCTGACCAGCACCACTGCGGTGGTCGCCCCGGTCGGGGTCGGGCCGGCCGCCGCCGCTGCCGGCACCGCCCGGCTGCTGGCACTGGCCGAGGCGGCCGGGCGCCCGTACCAGGCGGTGATCAGCGCCGGGATCGCCGGCGGCTTCCCCGACCGGGCGGCGCTCGGCACCATCGTGCTGGCCACCCGGAGCATCGCCGCCGACCTCGGTGCCGAGTCGCCGGAGGGTTTCCTGCCCCTGGACGACCTGGGCTTCGGCCCATCGTCGGCCAGTGCCGACCCGGCACTGCTGGAACGGCTGCGCGAATCGCTGCCCAGGGCCACCGTCGGCGCCGTTGTCACCTGTAGCACCGTCACCGGGACCTCGGAGAGCGCCCGCACGCTCGCCGCCCGCTACCCGGACGCGGTAGCCGAGGCGATGGAGGGGTACGGGGTGGCCGTCGCCGCCGCCCAGGCCGGGGTGCCCTTCGCCGAGCTGCGTACCATCTCCAACCCGGTCGGGCCCCGCGACCGGGGCGCGTGGCGGATCACCGAGGCGTTCGAGGCGCTCCGCTCCGCAGCCGCCGCGCTGCACTGA
- a CDS encoding cold-shock protein — MPTGRVKWYDAAKGYGFVTSDEGGDVFLPKSALPAGVTDLKGGQRIEFGVVDSRKGAQAHAAKLLDAPPSMAELRRRPAEELHGLIEDMIKVLEAKVQPDLRRGRYPDKKTATTVAQLVHAVASELEV; from the coding sequence GTGCCGACGGGTCGAGTGAAGTGGTACGACGCGGCCAAGGGTTATGGATTCGTCACCAGTGACGAGGGCGGCGACGTATTCCTACCCAAGAGTGCGTTGCCCGCTGGTGTCACCGATCTCAAGGGGGGTCAGCGGATCGAGTTCGGCGTGGTGGACAGTCGCAAGGGCGCCCAGGCACACGCCGCGAAACTGCTGGACGCGCCGCCGTCCATGGCGGAACTCCGCCGCCGTCCCGCCGAAGAGCTGCACGGGCTGATCGAGGACATGATCAAGGTGCTGGAGGCGAAGGTCCAGCCGGATCTGCGGCGCGGCCGGTACCCGGACAAGAAGACCGCGACGACCGTCGCTCAGCTTGTCCACGCGGTCGCCAGCGAACTGGAAGTCTGA
- a CDS encoding helicase-associated domain-containing protein: MTTSLADHLRSLPDEALAALLQLRPDLVLPVPADISALAVRAQSRVSVARALDGLDQFTLQILDGARLTRDPADGTTSVDAVLAVAAVPVQGADPAAVRAALNRLRALFLLYGPEHALRVVPGVDEVSSPYPAGLGRPALDLDPAAAALCADPARLRRTVLAAPPAARAILDRLAAGPPVGTLPPKALDAPPVEDPANPGSGSPVRWLVENALLVPISDTDAGSGGTAVELPREIGLLLRRDSGPLGPMQPLPPALGTAALREPKAVDSAGAGQAMEVVRQAETVLEALAADPPPVLRSGGLGVRDLRRIARGVGLDEPTTALVLEVVYAAGLAGEVDLTGSTTTRAGADQQVLPTAGYEAWRAGTLARRWEQLARAWLAMTRQPGLIGQRDERDRLITVLSPELERAGTPTARRGLLGVLAGLDPGTAPGPDEVLALLAWRSPRRSRGRETAQREVLAEAARIGLTGLGAITAYGRLLLTDSTAAEDRSAAGTDDPLGVRLGADESGEASAAVRALDGLLPAPVDHFLLQADLSLVVPGPPEPTLAAELEALADPESAGGASVYRVTATSLRRALDAGYAAEDLHALFQRRSRTPVPQGLTYLVDDVARKHGGLRVGSAGAYLRSDDEALLAEVVADRRLSTMSLRRLAPTVLATPFQVGRLLTMLREAGYAPVPEDATGAVVLTRTKVRRAPARAPVGNRVGDPLAAPKLTTPRVLGIVEQMRRGDAAARAARRAPDPVRGAAGRAGGSATPAHAHTQALAVLQQAIRDKTPVWVGYVDAHGATTSRLVRPVSIGGGYLRAEDERTEMLHTFALHRITAAVLDA; this comes from the coding sequence ATGACCACCTCACTCGCCGATCACCTGCGGTCGCTGCCGGACGAAGCCCTGGCAGCGCTGCTACAACTGCGCCCCGATCTGGTCCTGCCGGTCCCGGCCGACATCTCCGCGCTCGCCGTACGGGCGCAGTCGCGGGTGTCGGTCGCCCGCGCCCTGGACGGGTTGGACCAGTTCACCCTGCAAATCCTCGACGGTGCCCGGCTCACCCGTGACCCGGCCGACGGCACCACCTCCGTCGACGCGGTCCTGGCCGTCGCGGCGGTGCCCGTGCAGGGTGCCGACCCGGCCGCCGTACGGGCCGCGCTCAACCGGCTCCGCGCGCTCTTCCTGCTGTACGGCCCGGAGCACGCGCTGCGGGTGGTGCCAGGCGTGGACGAGGTCAGTTCGCCGTACCCGGCCGGTCTGGGGCGCCCCGCGCTGGATCTGGACCCGGCCGCCGCGGCACTGTGCGCCGACCCGGCCCGGCTGCGCCGTACGGTGCTGGCGGCACCGCCCGCGGCCCGCGCGATCCTGGACCGGCTCGCCGCCGGCCCCCCGGTGGGCACGCTCCCGCCGAAGGCGCTGGACGCGCCGCCGGTCGAGGATCCGGCGAACCCGGGCTCCGGCTCACCGGTGCGCTGGCTGGTGGAGAACGCCCTGCTCGTCCCGATCTCGGACACCGACGCCGGGTCCGGCGGGACCGCGGTGGAACTGCCCCGCGAGATCGGCCTGCTGCTGCGCCGCGACTCCGGGCCGCTCGGGCCGATGCAGCCGCTGCCACCGGCTCTGGGCACCGCCGCGCTGCGCGAGCCGAAGGCCGTCGACTCGGCCGGCGCCGGCCAGGCGATGGAGGTGGTCCGGCAGGCCGAGACGGTGCTGGAGGCGCTCGCCGCCGATCCGCCCCCGGTGCTGCGCTCCGGTGGTCTGGGCGTACGTGACCTGCGCCGGATCGCCCGTGGTGTCGGGTTGGACGAGCCGACCACGGCGCTGGTGCTGGAGGTCGTCTACGCCGCCGGGCTGGCCGGCGAGGTCGACCTGACCGGCTCCACCACCACCCGCGCCGGTGCCGACCAGCAGGTGCTGCCGACCGCCGGCTACGAAGCCTGGCGGGCCGGAACGCTTGCCCGGCGGTGGGAGCAACTGGCTCGGGCGTGGCTGGCCATGACCCGTCAGCCGGGGCTGATCGGCCAGCGGGACGAGCGGGACCGGTTGATCACCGTGCTCTCCCCCGAACTGGAACGGGCCGGTACGCCGACCGCGCGCCGGGGGCTGCTCGGCGTACTCGCCGGGCTGGATCCGGGGACCGCGCCCGGACCGGACGAGGTGTTGGCGCTGCTCGCCTGGCGGTCACCCCGGCGCAGCCGGGGTCGTGAGACGGCCCAGCGGGAGGTGCTCGCCGAGGCGGCCCGGATCGGTCTGACCGGGCTCGGCGCGATCACCGCCTACGGGCGCCTGCTGCTGACCGACTCGACCGCCGCCGAGGACCGGTCGGCCGCCGGGACCGACGACCCGCTGGGCGTACGGCTGGGCGCCGACGAGTCCGGCGAGGCGTCGGCGGCGGTCCGGGCCCTGGACGGGCTGCTTCCGGCCCCGGTGGACCACTTCCTGCTCCAGGCCGACCTGAGCCTCGTGGTGCCCGGCCCGCCGGAGCCGACGCTGGCGGCCGAGTTGGAGGCGCTGGCCGACCCGGAGTCGGCCGGTGGCGCCAGCGTGTACCGGGTGACCGCCACCAGCCTGCGTCGCGCCCTGGACGCCGGGTACGCCGCCGAGGACCTGCACGCGCTGTTCCAGCGGCGGTCCCGTACGCCGGTGCCGCAGGGGTTGACGTACCTGGTCGACGACGTGGCCCGCAAGCACGGCGGGCTGCGGGTCGGTTCCGCCGGTGCGTACCTGCGCAGCGACGACGAGGCGCTGCTCGCCGAGGTGGTCGCCGACCGACGGCTGAGCACGATGTCGCTGCGGCGGCTGGCGCCGACGGTGCTGGCCACCCCGTTCCAGGTGGGCCGGCTGCTCACCATGCTGCGCGAGGCCGGGTACGCGCCGGTGCCGGAGGACGCCACCGGCGCGGTGGTGCTGACCCGGACGAAGGTGCGCCGGGCTCCGGCCCGGGCGCCGGTGGGGAACCGGGTCGGTGACCCGCTCGCCGCGCCGAAGCTGACCACGCCCCGGGTGCTCGGCATCGTGGAGCAGATGCGCCGGGGCGACGCCGCCGCGCGGGCCGCCCGGCGGGCTCCGGACCCGGTCCGGGGTGCGGCCGGCCGGGCCGGCGGGAGCGCCACCCCGGCACACGCGCACACCCAGGCACTCGCGGTGCTGCAACAGGCGATCCGGGACAAGACACCGGTCTGGGTCGGGTACGTCGACGCCCACGGCGCGACCACGTCCCGCCTGGTCCGGCCGGTCTCGATCGGCGGGGGTTACCTGCGCGCCGAGGACGAGCGCACCGAGATGCTGCACACGTTCGCGCTGCACCGGATCACGGCGGCGGTGCTCGACGCGTAG
- a CDS encoding DUF3027 domain-containing protein: MGNNEHVTRTAGARAARLDQVCAAAVEVARAGITEVEPTDVGDHLEVVAEGERLVTHFFECLLAGYRGWRWAVTVTRVSRSKQVTICETVLLPGPDALLAPSWLPWQERLQPGDLGVGDLLPATADDDRLVPGYVLSDDPAVEEATWELGLGRSRVMSKEGREETAQRWYDGDHGPTAPISAAAPRTARCGTCGFYLPLAGSLRQAFGVCGNFYAPDDGRAVSADHGCGAHSETMLDVAETPVDELPTIYDDNEVEAVSVSRAPGSVADEEPAEPYGHG; this comes from the coding sequence ATAGGGAACAATGAGCATGTGACCAGGACCGCCGGTGCTCGCGCAGCCCGTCTCGACCAGGTTTGTGCCGCTGCCGTCGAGGTGGCGCGGGCCGGCATTACCGAGGTGGAGCCGACCGATGTCGGCGATCACCTGGAGGTGGTTGCCGAGGGTGAACGCCTGGTTACCCACTTCTTTGAATGTCTGCTGGCCGGCTACCGGGGTTGGCGCTGGGCGGTGACCGTCACCCGGGTGTCGCGCAGCAAGCAGGTGACCATCTGCGAGACGGTGCTGCTGCCGGGACCGGACGCCCTGCTGGCGCCGAGCTGGCTGCCCTGGCAGGAGCGCCTTCAGCCGGGCGATCTGGGCGTCGGCGACCTACTGCCGGCCACGGCCGACGACGACCGGCTCGTTCCCGGTTACGTCCTCTCCGACGACCCGGCGGTCGAGGAGGCCACCTGGGAGCTCGGGCTCGGCCGTTCGCGGGTGATGTCCAAGGAGGGCCGGGAGGAGACCGCGCAGCGCTGGTACGACGGCGACCACGGCCCGACCGCGCCGATCTCGGCCGCCGCCCCCCGGACCGCCCGCTGCGGGACCTGCGGCTTCTACCTGCCGCTGGCCGGTTCCCTGCGCCAGGCGTTCGGCGTGTGCGGCAACTTCTACGCCCCCGACGACGGCCGGGCGGTCAGTGCCGACCACGGCTGCGGGGCGCACTCGGAGACCATGCTCGACGTGGCCGAGACGCCGGTGGACGAGCTGCCGACGATCTACGACGACAACGAGGTCGAGGCGGTCTCGGTCAGCCGGGCGCCGGGCTCGGTGGCCGACGAGGAGCCGGCCGAGCCGTACGGCCACGGCTGA
- a CDS encoding DNA repair helicase XPB, with amino-acid sequence MSSGPLIVQSDKTLLLEVDHPDALACRMAIAPFAELERSPEHVHTYRLTPLGLWNARAAGHDAEGVVDALLKYSRYPVPHALLVDIAETMDRYGRLQLMNHPNHGLVLHALDRMVLIEVAKSKKLAGMLGAKVDEDTMIVHPSERGRLKQGLLKLGWPAEDLAGYVDGEAHPIELAEAGKDVPADGRHPARHQAPWTLRSYQREAVQHFWAGGSGVVVLPCGAGKTMVGAAAMAEAKATTLILVTNTVAGRQWKRELIARTSLTEEEIGEYSGERKEIRPVTIATYQVLTARRNGAFTHLDLFGARDWGLVIYDEVHLLPAPIFRFTADLQARRRLGLTATLVREDGREGDVFSLIGPKRYDAPWKDIEAQGWIAPADCTEVRVTLTDAERMSYATAEPEERYRMAATARTKLPVVKALIDRHRGDQVLVIGGYIDQLHQLGEFLGAPIVEGSTTNKERERLFDAFRSGEVPTLVISKVGNFSIDLPEAGIAIQVSGTFGSRQEEAQRLGRVLRPKADRRQAHFYTVVSRDTIDTEYAAHRQRFLAEQGYAYRIVDADDVLGPPLPTID; translated from the coding sequence GTGAGCAGTGGCCCATTGATCGTGCAGTCGGACAAAACGCTGCTGCTGGAGGTCGATCACCCGGACGCGCTCGCCTGCCGGATGGCGATCGCCCCCTTCGCCGAACTTGAACGCTCGCCGGAACACGTGCACACCTACCGGCTGACGCCGCTGGGGCTGTGGAATGCGCGGGCCGCCGGGCACGACGCCGAGGGTGTTGTCGACGCGCTGCTGAAGTACTCGCGCTATCCGGTGCCGCACGCGCTGCTGGTCGACATCGCCGAGACGATGGACCGGTACGGCCGGCTGCAACTGATGAACCACCCGAACCACGGACTGGTGCTGCACGCGCTCGACCGGATGGTGCTGATCGAGGTGGCCAAGAGCAAGAAGCTGGCCGGGATGCTCGGCGCCAAGGTCGACGAGGACACCATGATCGTCCACCCGTCCGAGCGTGGCCGGCTCAAGCAGGGCCTGCTGAAGCTCGGCTGGCCGGCGGAGGACCTGGCCGGTTACGTCGACGGTGAGGCGCACCCGATCGAGCTGGCCGAGGCCGGCAAGGACGTACCGGCGGACGGGCGGCACCCGGCGCGGCACCAGGCGCCCTGGACGCTGCGGTCGTACCAGCGGGAGGCGGTGCAGCACTTCTGGGCCGGCGGGTCGGGCGTGGTGGTGCTGCCCTGCGGGGCGGGCAAGACCATGGTCGGCGCGGCCGCGATGGCCGAGGCGAAGGCGACCACGCTGATCCTGGTGACGAACACGGTCGCCGGGCGGCAGTGGAAGCGCGAGCTGATCGCCCGTACGTCGTTGACCGAGGAGGAGATCGGCGAGTACTCGGGCGAGCGCAAGGAGATCCGCCCGGTCACCATCGCGACGTACCAGGTGCTCACCGCGCGCCGCAACGGCGCGTTCACGCACCTGGACCTGTTCGGTGCCCGCGACTGGGGCCTGGTCATCTACGACGAGGTGCACCTGCTGCCGGCGCCGATCTTCCGGTTCACCGCCGATCTCCAGGCCCGCCGCCGGCTGGGCCTGACCGCGACGCTGGTCCGCGAGGACGGCCGCGAGGGCGACGTCTTCTCACTGATCGGCCCGAAGCGGTACGACGCGCCGTGGAAGGACATCGAGGCGCAGGGTTGGATCGCCCCGGCCGACTGCACCGAGGTACGGGTGACGCTGACCGACGCCGAGCGGATGTCGTACGCGACCGCCGAGCCGGAGGAGCGTTACCGGATGGCGGCGACCGCCCGGACGAAGCTGCCGGTGGTGAAGGCGCTGATCGACCGGCACCGGGGCGACCAGGTGCTGGTGATCGGCGGTTACATCGACCAGTTGCACCAGTTGGGCGAGTTCCTGGGCGCGCCGATCGTGGAGGGTTCCACCACCAACAAGGAGCGCGAGCGGCTCTTCGACGCGTTCCGCTCGGGTGAGGTGCCCACCCTGGTCATCTCGAAGGTGGGCAACTTCTCGATCGACCTGCCCGAGGCCGGGATCGCGATCCAGGTCTCCGGCACGTTCGGTTCCCGGCAGGAGGAGGCGCAGCGGCTCGGCCGGGTGCTGCGCCCGAAGGCCGACCGCCGGCAGGCGCACTTCTACACGGTGGTGTCCCGGGACACCATCGACACCGAGTACGCCGCCCACCGGCAGCGTTTCCTCGCCGAGCAGGGCTACGCCTACCGGATCGTGGACGCCGACGACGTGCTCGGCCCACCGCTGCCCACCATCGACTGA
- a CDS encoding 1,4-dihydroxy-6-naphthoate synthase, with protein sequence MALSLAFSPCPNDTFVFHALVHGLVPGAPPVQVTYADVDVTNTAAQQGAYDIVKVSYAALPWLLDDYQLLPCGGALGRGCGPLVLTRGDRTDLGGATVAVPGDRTTAYLLFRLWAADQRPARIEVVPFHEIMPGVAAGRYDAGLVIHEARFTYHRHGLTALVDLGQWWESDTGLPIPLGAILARRGTVDPVAAADWIRASVRRAWADPAGTREYVLAHAQEMEPDVVDQHIALYVNEFTADLGEDGYRAIDALLRRAAAAGLTPATPQTSSSLATAWTS encoded by the coding sequence GTGGCTCTCTCGCTGGCGTTCTCCCCCTGCCCCAACGACACCTTCGTGTTCCACGCACTGGTGCACGGTCTGGTGCCGGGGGCACCGCCGGTGCAGGTGACCTACGCCGACGTGGACGTCACCAACACCGCCGCCCAGCAGGGCGCGTACGACATCGTGAAGGTGAGTTACGCCGCACTGCCGTGGCTGCTCGACGACTACCAACTGCTGCCGTGCGGCGGGGCGCTCGGGCGCGGCTGCGGGCCGCTGGTGCTGACCCGGGGCGACCGGACCGATCTGGGCGGGGCGACCGTCGCGGTGCCCGGCGACCGGACCACGGCGTACCTGCTGTTCCGGCTCTGGGCGGCGGACCAGCGGCCGGCGAGGATCGAGGTGGTGCCGTTCCACGAGATCATGCCCGGGGTGGCGGCCGGTCGCTACGACGCCGGACTGGTCATCCACGAGGCCCGGTTCACCTACCACCGGCACGGGCTGACCGCGCTGGTCGACCTCGGGCAGTGGTGGGAGTCGGACACCGGCCTGCCGATCCCGCTCGGCGCCATCCTGGCCCGCCGCGGCACCGTTGATCCGGTGGCCGCGGCGGACTGGATCCGCGCGTCCGTACGGCGTGCGTGGGCCGACCCGGCCGGCACCCGCGAGTACGTGCTGGCGCACGCGCAGGAGATGGAACCGGACGTGGTCGACCAGCACATCGCGCTGTATGTGAACGAGTTCACCGCTGACCTCGGCGAGGACGGCTACCGGGCGATCGACGCCCTGCTCCGCCGGGCTGCGGCGGCCGGGTTGACCCCGGCGACCCCTCAGACTTCCAGTTCGCTGGCGACCGCGTGGACAAGCTGA